The following are encoded in a window of Gossypium raimondii isolate GPD5lz chromosome 13, ASM2569854v1, whole genome shotgun sequence genomic DNA:
- the LOC105765404 gene encoding uncharacterized protein LOC105765404: protein MESDQVSNQSERRRGQRNRGRRERGQADDDLKNIKLSIPPFQGKFDPEAYLEWEKKIELVFECHNYSENKKVKFSAIEFSDYAMIWWDQLTTSRRRNGERPISTWAEMKAVMRKRFIPSYYHRELYQTLQNLTQGNQSVEDYFKEMEISMIRADVVKDREATMARFLAGLNRDIANVVELQRYVEVVDMVHVAIKVEKQLKRQSSSRTFPRTNNSQRWNQGTGKKDFSNRAKDQPLSSKVNKTVGETSKGKDVSLPNRSREIKCFKCLRRGHIASQCPNRSNMIVRANGEIESEEENDEEPDETAEEEDELECAVDGEILVIKRSLSLQSVENEQQRENIFHTRCHVQGKVCSLIMDGRSCTNVASTLMVEKLGLPTTKHPQPYKLQWLNDGGELKVTKQVLVPFSIGKYHDEVLCDVVPMDAGHMLLGCPWQFDRKVIHDGFTNRYTFKFDGKNVTLVPMTPR from the coding sequence ATGGAAAGTGACCAAGTGTCGAATCAAAGCGAGAGACGACGGGGTCAAAGGAATAGAGGTCGTAGAGAACGAGGTCAAGCTGATGATGATTTAAAGAATATTAAGCTATCCATTCCCCCATTTCAAGGGAAATTTGATCCAGAAGCCTACCTAGAGTGGGAGAAGAAAATCGAGTTGGTCTTCGAGTGTCACAACTACTCGGAGAACAAAAAGGTGAAATTTTCAGCAATTGAGTTTTCTGACTATGCGATGATATGGTGGGATCAGCTTACTACGAGTCGGAGAAGGAACGGAGAACGACCAATCTCTACTTGGGCCGAAATGAAAGCCGTAATGCGTAAGAGATTTATACCCTCTTATTATCATCGTGAACTTTATCAAACGTTGCAGAATCTTACGCAAGGAAATCAAAGTGTGGAggattattttaaagaaatggaGATTTCCATGATACGTGCGGACGTGGTAAAGGATCGTGAAGCAACCATGGCCAGATTCTTAGCTGGTCTTAACCGAGATATAGCTAACGTGGTGGAACTTCAGCGCTATGTAGAAGTTGTTGATATGGTGCATGTTGCCATTAAAGTTGAAAAGCAATTAAAGAGACAAAGCTCTAGCCGAACTTTTCCTAGGACCAACAACTCTCAAAGGTGGAACCAAGGCACGGGCAAGAAAGACTTTTCCAACCGCGCTAAGGACCAGCCTTTGTCTTCTAAGGTGAATAAAACCGTTGGTGAAACCAGCAAAGGCAAAGATGTTTCCTTGCCAAACCGCtcaagagaaataaaatgtttcaAGTGTTTAAGGAGGGGCCATATTGCGAGCCAATGCCCTAACCGAAGCAACATGATTGTGCGGGCTAATGGAGAAATTGAATCAGAggaagaaaatgatgaagaacCCGATGAAACTGCCGAAGAGGAAGACGAACTTGAATGCGCTGTTGATGGCGAAATCCTCGTCATTAAACGAAGTCTTAGTCTTCAAAGTGTTGAAAACGAACAGCAAAGGGAGAACATTTTTCATACACGTTGCCATGTTCAAGGCAAGGTGTGTAGTTTGATCATGGATGGCAGGAGTTGTACGAATGTGGCCAGCACCTTAATGGTTGAAAAACTCGGCTTGCCAACAACTAAGCATCCTCAACCTTACAAGCTTCAATGGCTTAATGACGGAGGGGAGTTGAAGGTAACCAAGCAAGTTTTAGTACCATTCTCTATCGGTAAGTACCATGACGAGGTTCTATGTGATGTGGTACCCATGGACGCAGGTCATATGTTATTAGGCTGTCCGTGGCAATTCGATCGCAAAGTTATTCATGATGGTTTCACGAACCGCTACACTTTCAAATTTGATGGGAAAAATGTAACATTAGTTCCAATGACGCCTCGGTAA